The Halomonas sp. KG2 genome contains a region encoding:
- a CDS encoding ABC transporter permease subunit translates to MILRLASILLIALLVIPVSAGLGMVLLPAFGYLPVLGADTFHLDAWQALWAHAGLQRSVLLSYFSGLITALVALFIVVLFLAASQGTLLDRAIRRMVSPLLAIPHAAVAFGLAFLIAPSGLLVRWVSPGLTGWERPPDLLIVNDPLGLALMAGLILKEVPFLLLMSLAALPQLRPEQRVTVARSLGYAPGIAWLKSVFPALYPLIRLPVYAVIAYATSVVDMALILGPTLPPTLSISVLTWFNDPDLSRRFMASAGAVLQFGVTLAALLTWWLGEQGVKLLCQRWLANGSRTSGATAIAFGGRALLLSVTLLAISALAGLALFSLAGFWRFPDALPDTFTLDHWQRILPSVATPLINTLSVGLVATLIAAVLVVATLEHAARYQLPAWRAQWLLYLPLIVPQVAFLFGLVVAAESVAIRPQHALVVAGHLLFVVPYLYLSLSEAYRRLDPRWFQVALSLGAPPWRAFWQVRLPLLLAPLLTACAVSLAVSIGQYLPTLLLGGGRIPTITTEAVAMASGGNRRLVAVLALLQALLPFIGFSLALLIPRLVWAKRHQMRGAA, encoded by the coding sequence TTGATCCTGCGGCTAGCCTCTATACTGCTTATTGCGCTTTTGGTTATTCCAGTAAGTGCGGGGCTTGGCATGGTGTTGTTGCCAGCCTTTGGCTATTTACCGGTGCTCGGGGCGGACACGTTTCATCTGGATGCATGGCAAGCCCTATGGGCGCACGCTGGTCTCCAGCGTTCCGTACTACTGAGCTATTTTAGCGGTCTGATCACCGCCTTGGTGGCACTGTTCATCGTGGTGCTGTTTCTGGCGGCTAGCCAAGGCACTTTGCTTGACCGTGCCATTCGGCGCATGGTCTCACCGCTACTGGCCATTCCCCATGCAGCCGTGGCCTTTGGCTTAGCCTTTCTGATTGCGCCCTCAGGGTTGCTGGTGCGCTGGGTGTCTCCTGGGCTTACTGGGTGGGAGCGCCCACCTGACCTGCTGATCGTCAACGACCCGTTAGGGCTGGCGCTAATGGCGGGCCTGATACTCAAAGAAGTGCCCTTTTTGCTATTGATGAGTCTAGCTGCGCTACCTCAGCTGCGCCCTGAACAACGAGTCACTGTTGCACGCTCGCTGGGCTACGCGCCCGGCATTGCTTGGCTGAAGAGCGTTTTTCCTGCACTTTACCCACTGATTCGCTTGCCGGTTTATGCCGTGATTGCCTACGCCACTTCGGTGGTGGATATGGCGTTGATTCTTGGCCCCACCCTGCCACCAACGTTGAGCATTTCGGTGCTCACCTGGTTTAATGATCCCGATTTAAGTCGCCGCTTTATGGCGTCTGCCGGTGCCGTACTGCAGTTCGGCGTTACCCTGGCGGCACTGCTGACTTGGTGGCTTGGCGAACAAGGGGTCAAGCTCCTCTGCCAACGCTGGTTGGCCAACGGCTCGCGGACATCAGGGGCAACGGCGATTGCGTTCGGCGGCCGTGCGTTGCTGCTATCTGTCACTTTGCTAGCGATCAGTGCGCTGGCCGGTTTGGCACTGTTTTCGTTGGCGGGCTTTTGGCGTTTTCCGGATGCGCTCCCAGATACGTTCACGCTGGATCATTGGCAGCGCATTCTGCCCAGCGTGGCAACACCGCTGATCAATACGCTGAGTGTGGGGCTGGTCGCAACGCTTATCGCCGCGGTACTGGTCGTGGCAACATTGGAGCATGCAGCGCGTTATCAGCTGCCTGCATGGCGTGCTCAGTGGCTACTTTATTTACCGCTAATTGTGCCGCAAGTGGCCTTTCTGTTTGGCTTAGTGGTGGCCGCTGAAAGCGTTGCCATTCGACCTCAGCACGCGTTAGTCGTGGCCGGTCACCTGCTGTTTGTGGTGCCATATCTCTATTTATCGCTGTCAGAAGCCTACCGGCGGCTGGATCCACGCTGGTTTCAGGTGGCACTGTCGCTAGGTGCGCCCCCCTGGCGTGCTTTTTGGCAAGTACGTCTGCCACTGTTACTGGCCCCATTACTCACTGCTTGCGCAGTCAGCTTAGCCGTCAGTATCGGCCAGTATTTGCCAACACTGCTGCTGGGAGGTGGTCGCATCCCCACCATCACTACCGAAGCCGTTGCCATGGCATCTGGCGGCAATCGCAGGCTAGTGGCGGTATTAGCGCTGTTGCAGGCGCTGCTGCCCTTTATTGGCTTTAGTCTGGCACTCTTGATTCCCCGCCTTGTGTGGGCAAAACGCCACCAAATGCGAGGAGCTGCATGA
- a CDS encoding ATP-binding cassette domain-containing protein produces the protein MTPNLQALRIKQMTITLAGEALLTMHRDIAPGEVLTVMGPSGSGKSTLLAYLAGFLSPAFQAQGELYLGDKRLDTLPAEQRGIGLLFQDPMLFPHLSVAGNLRFGLPHHASNKRQQVAQALEQVGLAGFENRDPATLSGGQQARVALMRLLLSQPRAVLLDEPFAKLDTALRQEMRTLVFGQLREAGLPTLLVTHDEADADAAGGPIIALG, from the coding sequence ATGACCCCAAACCTTCAAGCGTTGCGCATCAAACAGATGACGATCACGCTGGCAGGCGAAGCACTGCTGACCATGCATCGTGACATAGCACCTGGCGAAGTATTAACAGTGATGGGCCCGTCAGGCTCAGGAAAATCTACGCTACTGGCCTATCTCGCAGGTTTTTTATCGCCTGCCTTTCAGGCTCAAGGCGAACTCTATCTGGGCGATAAACGCCTAGATACGCTGCCCGCTGAACAGCGTGGCATTGGCCTGCTGTTTCAGGACCCGATGTTGTTTCCCCATTTAAGCGTGGCGGGGAATTTGCGCTTTGGCCTGCCACACCATGCCAGTAACAAACGCCAGCAGGTCGCCCAAGCGCTGGAACAGGTGGGGCTGGCGGGCTTTGAAAACCGCGATCCGGCGACCCTTTCCGGCGGCCAGCAAGCCAGGGTGGCGCTGATGCGCCTGCTGCTGTCACAGCCCCGTGCCGTGCTGCTGGATGAGCCGTTTGCCAAACTGGACACCGCACTGCGCCAGGAGATGCGTACGCTAGTGTTCGGCCAGCTTCGCGAAGCAGGCCTGCCCACCCTGCTGGTTACCCATGATGAAGCGGATGCCGATGCCGCCGGAGGGCCAATCATTGCCCTTGGTTAA
- a CDS encoding TIGR04282 family arsenosugar biosynthesis glycosyltransferase: MPVKSAVQPHLHLLAKAPLPGQAKTRLIPCLGPEGAAQAHATMVRHCVATACQALGSQHVTLWTSLEHQHPLFVELQSHYGISLATQRQGDVGMRVRHALNSTQGPSMVMGTDCPSITVAMLRQCSAALKNVPVVILPAEDGGYGLIGTHDDHPSLFEGIPWGTAQVLQVTRQRLAALTLDAIFPDTMWDIDRPEDWQRWQQTLKHANSL, translated from the coding sequence ATGCCCGTTAAGTCAGCCGTGCAGCCCCATCTACATCTGCTGGCCAAAGCGCCACTGCCTGGGCAGGCGAAAACGCGCTTAATTCCTTGCCTGGGGCCAGAAGGTGCCGCGCAAGCCCATGCCACCATGGTTCGCCACTGCGTTGCCACCGCCTGCCAAGCACTGGGATCGCAACACGTCACGCTATGGACCTCCTTAGAGCATCAGCATCCGCTGTTTGTGGAGCTGCAGTCTCACTACGGCATTTCGCTCGCCACCCAACGGCAGGGCGATGTGGGAATGCGTGTGCGGCATGCACTGAATAGCACACAAGGTCCGTCGATGGTGATGGGCACTGATTGCCCTAGCATCACCGTTGCCATGCTTAGGCAGTGCAGTGCAGCGCTTAAAAACGTGCCCGTGGTGATTTTACCTGCCGAAGACGGCGGCTATGGGTTGATCGGCACTCATGACGATCATCCTAGCCTCTTTGAGGGCATTCCTTGGGGAACCGCGCAAGTGCTCCAAGTCACTCGTCAGCGGCTTGCCGCGCTGACATTAGACGCCATCTTTCCCGACACCATGTGGGATATTGACCGTCCAGAAGACTGGCAGCGCTGGCAACAAACGCTGAAGCACGCAAACAGTCTGTAA
- a CDS encoding TIGR04283 family arsenosugar biosynthesis glycosyltransferase, translating to MLSIVIPVLNESAGIEVALAALQPLRETGTEIIVVDGGSTDDSVALATPLADTLLTSAPGRAQQMNLGAERARSAALLFLHADTQLPEGANKLISQTLNTHCWGRFDIHLEGKSRWLPLVSFLMNLRSRLSGIATGDQGMFLRRASFEAVGGFPEQPLMEDIELSKRLKAISRPACLRTKVISSGRRWDQFGAWKTICLMWRLRYRYWRGVSATQLAKEYRNAR from the coding sequence ATGCTTAGCATTGTGATACCAGTGCTGAATGAGTCTGCAGGGATTGAAGTGGCGCTAGCCGCGCTGCAGCCACTGCGAGAGACCGGCACAGAAATCATTGTGGTCGATGGAGGCAGTACCGATGACAGCGTGGCGTTAGCCACCCCGCTAGCGGATACGCTGCTGACGAGTGCCCCCGGTCGGGCACAGCAGATGAACCTGGGCGCAGAACGCGCGCGCTCAGCAGCGCTGCTATTTTTACATGCTGACACCCAGCTTCCCGAAGGGGCAAACAAGCTGATTTCCCAAACGCTGAACACACATTGCTGGGGGCGGTTTGATATTCACCTTGAGGGAAAAAGCCGCTGGCTGCCGCTCGTTAGCTTTCTGATGAACCTACGCTCACGGCTGAGCGGTATCGCCACTGGCGATCAGGGCATGTTCTTACGCCGAGCGTCTTTTGAAGCGGTCGGCGGCTTTCCCGAACAACCGTTGATGGAAGATATTGAGTTAAGCAAGCGACTGAAGGCAATTTCTCGCCCCGCCTGCCTACGCACCAAAGTGATAAGCTCAGGCAGGCGCTGGGATCAGTTCGGCGCCTGGAAAACGATTTGCCTGATGTGGCGGCTACGCTACCGCTACTGGCGCGGCGTCAGCGCCACCCAACTGGCCAAGGAGTATCGCAATGCCCGTTAA
- a CDS encoding aminoglycoside phosphotransferase family protein, whose translation MPTPLAARLQVLENTLQQAKIAYQSLTPMADTGLAHDHVWVHRDGGDWVARLPKQSQMNLAPADNLAYEAACYERASQGGQVPRLHGILPVSDTLPRGGLLVDAIEGRLAQLPQDLPRIAETLASLHRLPLPEHPEPLLAPIDSWQAMCEEVSHQAEWLEKAALEPNVIARVRDELAALPTTLPDAERCLISFDTHPGNFLITEEGNAVLVDLEKCRYGLPGIDLAHTSLYTSTTWDINSQAVLTLEEVVAFYQRWQAHAGKSPSAETLVACRRATWLWSLTWCAKWRAQHLQRKDIEYRGQDWSADLTDADVIAHVRDRVEHYLSLPIIEHVHNELLHLKASL comes from the coding sequence ATGCCAACACCTTTAGCGGCACGTTTGCAGGTACTGGAAAACACGCTGCAACAGGCGAAGATTGCCTACCAATCGCTTACGCCAATGGCAGACACTGGGCTTGCCCACGATCATGTGTGGGTGCATCGCGATGGTGGTGATTGGGTCGCACGGCTGCCCAAGCAGAGCCAAATGAACTTGGCCCCGGCCGATAACTTGGCCTATGAAGCCGCCTGCTACGAACGCGCCAGCCAGGGCGGCCAAGTGCCCCGTTTGCATGGCATCTTGCCCGTGAGCGATACCCTGCCGCGTGGCGGGCTGCTGGTCGATGCCATTGAGGGACGGCTGGCACAGCTGCCTCAGGATTTACCACGTATCGCAGAGACCCTGGCAAGCCTACACCGCTTACCGCTACCTGAGCATCCCGAACCACTTCTAGCGCCTATCGACTCCTGGCAGGCCATGTGTGAGGAAGTTAGCCACCAAGCCGAGTGGCTGGAAAAGGCCGCCTTAGAGCCTAACGTTATCGCCCGTGTGCGTGATGAATTGGCGGCTCTGCCCACCACACTGCCTGATGCCGAGCGCTGCTTGATTAGCTTTGATACCCACCCCGGCAACTTTTTGATCACTGAAGAGGGGAACGCTGTGCTGGTGGATTTAGAGAAGTGCCGCTACGGGCTGCCGGGTATTGATCTAGCCCATACCTCGCTTTACACCTCGACCACCTGGGACATTAACAGTCAGGCAGTGCTTACTCTGGAAGAGGTCGTCGCTTTTTATCAGCGTTGGCAAGCGCATGCGGGTAAATCACCCAGCGCGGAAACACTGGTTGCCTGCCGACGAGCTACTTGGCTGTGGTCATTAACATGGTGCGCCAAATGGCGTGCTCAACACTTGCAACGTAAAGATATCGAGTACCGCGGCCAGGACTGGTCAGCAGATCTCACCGATGCTGACGTCATTGCCCATGTCCGCGACCGGGTCGAGCACTATTTATCACTGCCGATTATTGAGCATGTCCATAATGAACTTCTCCATCTAAAAGCATCTCTATAA
- a CDS encoding ABC transporter substrate-binding protein, translated as MKPRTILTTAVATTMLSLALPAMAAPDPTDWDAVLQAAEGQTVYWNAWGGDSRTNRYIAWVSEQMQSTYGVDVEHVKLDDTGSAVARVLGEKQAGNMDDGRIDLIWINGENFAAMREQDLLFGPFAESLPNFALTHSDENPEVVTDFTLPTEGYESPWGKAQITFYYDSAQTETPPQSIADLLEWAKDNPGQFSYPRIPDFTGSTFLKQALIELSNQDDALYAPVVEADFAEITAPLWDYLDELHPHLWRSGRSFPESGPNLRALMSDGELSLAFSFYPTDAAVAVMEYELPESVRSYVLEDGTLGNVHFVAIPFNSPHKAGAMALANFLLSPEAQAQKQSLSMWGDRTVLAVSRLDENDKALFEQGESHPSALPADALSNTLAEPHPSWMTALQDAWLKRYGVN; from the coding sequence ATGAAACCACGCACCATTCTAACGACCGCTGTCGCCACTACCATGTTGTCACTGGCGCTGCCCGCCATGGCTGCCCCAGATCCCACTGATTGGGATGCCGTACTGCAAGCTGCCGAAGGTCAAACCGTTTACTGGAACGCCTGGGGCGGTGACAGTCGCACCAACCGCTATATCGCTTGGGTGTCCGAGCAAATGCAGTCCACCTATGGCGTCGATGTAGAGCATGTAAAGTTAGATGACACAGGTAGCGCCGTTGCTCGTGTATTGGGTGAAAAGCAGGCTGGTAACATGGATGATGGCCGCATCGATCTGATCTGGATTAACGGCGAAAACTTCGCCGCCATGCGCGAACAGGACCTCTTATTTGGCCCCTTTGCCGAATCCCTGCCTAACTTCGCCTTGACTCACTCAGATGAAAATCCAGAAGTGGTTACCGACTTCACGCTGCCTACTGAAGGCTATGAGTCTCCTTGGGGAAAAGCACAAATCACGTTCTACTACGACAGCGCTCAAACTGAAACACCGCCGCAAAGTATTGCGGATTTGCTGGAGTGGGCCAAAGACAATCCTGGCCAATTCAGCTATCCACGTATTCCCGATTTCACCGGTAGCACCTTTTTAAAACAGGCGTTAATTGAATTATCTAATCAAGATGACGCCCTTTATGCGCCAGTGGTTGAAGCGGATTTTGCGGAGATCACCGCGCCATTGTGGGATTATCTGGATGAGTTACACCCACACCTGTGGCGCAGCGGCCGCAGTTTCCCGGAATCGGGCCCTAACCTGCGCGCATTGATGAGCGATGGCGAGCTCAGTTTAGCCTTCTCCTTCTATCCGACAGATGCCGCCGTCGCGGTGATGGAGTATGAGCTCCCAGAGAGTGTGCGCAGCTATGTGCTGGAAGACGGCACCCTAGGAAACGTTCACTTTGTCGCGATTCCCTTTAACTCTCCCCATAAAGCAGGCGCGATGGCGCTGGCCAACTTCCTGCTCTCACCTGAAGCCCAAGCCCAAAAGCAGTCGCTTAGTATGTGGGGCGATCGTACCGTATTGGCAGTCAGTCGGTTAGATGAAAACGACAAGGCACTCTTCGAACAAGGTGAAAGCCACCCATCTGCGCTGCCTGCCGATGCACTTTCCAATACCCTGGCCGAACCTCATCCCAGTTGGATGACGGCGCTACAGGATGCGTGGCTTAAGCGTTATGGCGTTAATTAA
- a CDS encoding FAD-dependent oxidoreductase, whose amino-acid sequence MNRQRLLIITLLLLAVLGFYVSGAHTFFTLETLQTYRSDFQAAFQQSPWQVAGIFFALYVVMTTLSLPGATLLTLLGGALFGLGWGLLIISFASTIGATLAFLLSRFLFRHPIEKRFPRQFDTVNRGVDKDGAFYLFTLRLVPIFPFFMINLVMGLTRLKTVTFYWVSQLGMLPGTVVYVNAGGQLGELESLGGIISPGLLASFALLAVFPWIARRIALQVQKRNAYRGFKRPSRFDYDIVVIGGGSAGLVTSYIGSAVKAKVALVEKHKMGGDCLNTGCVPSKALIRAARAAHDMRTAHRFGVNAGEPEIDFAKVMGHVHQAITDIEPHDSVERYTNLGVEVYQEHATLTSPWEVKIGDKTLTARHIVLATGARPRVPSLPGIEHAPLLTSENLWSLTELPKRLVVLGGGAIGCELSQSFARLGSQVTLVEGIPQLLGREDQDVGEHVERTLTQEGVNVMTGANALEVSQDGPGHQLVVEHNGQRITIEFDYLLVSVGRQANVDGLGLEALGITTTNAGTLELNERLQTRLPNIWACGDLAGPYQLTHAAAHQAWHAAVNALFGELKSFAVDYRFMPAVTYIQPEVARVGLNEKEAIAKGVAFEVTRYAMSESDRAIAEGATDGFIKVLTVPGKDKILGATIVAENAGEWLGEFTIAMKHGLGLNKLLGTIHPYPTLGEAAKATAGVWKNAHKPERILTLLERYFLWRRGAE is encoded by the coding sequence ATGAACCGCCAGCGCCTGCTGATTATCACCCTACTGCTACTGGCCGTGCTTGGCTTTTATGTGAGCGGTGCCCATACGTTTTTCACCTTGGAAACCCTGCAAACCTATCGCAGCGATTTCCAGGCTGCATTTCAGCAATCCCCTTGGCAGGTTGCGGGCATTTTCTTTGCGCTGTATGTGGTCATGACGACACTATCGCTACCCGGCGCGACACTCCTCACACTGCTGGGTGGCGCGCTGTTTGGTCTCGGTTGGGGGCTGTTAATTATCTCCTTTGCCAGCACCATCGGCGCAACGCTGGCCTTTTTACTCTCTCGATTCCTGTTTCGACATCCGATTGAAAAGCGTTTTCCTCGCCAGTTCGACACGGTGAATCGTGGCGTTGATAAAGACGGCGCTTTTTATCTTTTCACCCTTCGCTTAGTACCGATATTCCCTTTCTTTATGATCAATCTGGTGATGGGCCTAACGCGGCTTAAAACAGTCACCTTTTATTGGGTAAGCCAGCTAGGCATGCTGCCCGGCACCGTGGTTTACGTAAATGCGGGCGGCCAATTGGGTGAACTTGAAAGCCTGGGCGGGATTATTTCTCCGGGGCTTTTGGCCTCGTTTGCGCTGCTGGCCGTATTCCCTTGGATAGCTCGCCGTATTGCGCTACAGGTGCAAAAACGCAATGCCTATCGTGGTTTTAAGCGTCCATCCCGCTTTGATTACGACATTGTGGTCATCGGCGGCGGCTCGGCGGGTCTGGTCACTAGCTACATCGGCAGCGCCGTAAAAGCTAAAGTAGCGTTGGTAGAAAAGCACAAAATGGGCGGCGACTGCCTGAATACCGGCTGTGTGCCTTCAAAGGCGCTAATTCGCGCCGCCCGTGCTGCTCACGACATGCGTACAGCACACCGCTTTGGCGTTAACGCTGGCGAGCCGGAGATTGATTTTGCCAAGGTGATGGGGCACGTACACCAAGCCATTACGGATATTGAACCCCACGATAGTGTCGAGCGTTACACCAACCTGGGCGTTGAGGTGTATCAGGAACATGCCACCCTGACATCTCCTTGGGAAGTTAAGATCGGTGATAAAACCCTGACTGCCCGCCATATTGTGCTGGCCACTGGCGCACGCCCCCGCGTGCCATCGCTGCCTGGCATCGAGCATGCCCCACTGCTCACTTCAGAAAACCTGTGGTCACTCACGGAACTGCCTAAACGCTTGGTCGTACTCGGCGGCGGAGCAATTGGCTGCGAGCTCAGCCAGAGTTTTGCCCGCCTGGGCAGCCAGGTCACCTTGGTGGAAGGTATTCCACAGTTACTAGGCCGAGAAGACCAAGACGTAGGCGAACACGTGGAGCGCACGCTCACTCAGGAAGGTGTTAACGTAATGACCGGCGCCAACGCCTTGGAAGTAAGCCAAGATGGCCCCGGACATCAACTGGTGGTAGAGCACAATGGCCAGCGCATCACCATCGAATTTGATTATTTGCTCGTCAGCGTTGGCCGCCAAGCCAATGTTGACGGATTGGGGCTGGAAGCGCTGGGAATCACTACCACCAACGCTGGCACGCTGGAACTCAACGAGCGTCTACAAACTCGGCTGCCCAACATTTGGGCCTGCGGCGACCTAGCAGGCCCCTACCAACTCACGCATGCCGCTGCCCATCAGGCGTGGCACGCAGCCGTCAATGCATTGTTTGGTGAGTTAAAAAGCTTCGCTGTAGATTATCGCTTTATGCCTGCTGTCACCTATATCCAGCCGGAAGTAGCGCGAGTCGGACTCAACGAAAAAGAGGCCATCGCTAAGGGCGTGGCGTTTGAAGTTACCCGCTATGCCATGAGTGAAAGCGACCGCGCTATTGCCGAAGGCGCTACCGACGGGTTTATCAAGGTGCTTACTGTGCCCGGTAAAGACAAAATCCTTGGCGCGACCATCGTGGCTGAAAACGCCGGAGAATGGTTAGGAGAGTTCACTATCGCCATGAAGCATGGCCTGGGGCTTAACAAGCTATTGGGCACCATTCATCCCTACCCCACGCTTGGCGAAGCTGCCAAGGCCACCGCTGGCGTGTGGAAGAACGCCCATAAGCCCGAGCGTATACTCACCCTATTGGAGCGTTATTTCCTCTGGCGGCGTGGTGCGGAATAA
- a CDS encoding FAD-dependent oxidoreductase, with protein MKNLVLIGAGHAHAFVLEAFAQHPDPSIAITVVSDSALSAYSGSVPAWLAGECTLRETQIDVAALSHRAGARLITSPAVALDPTKRQLALANGEAIHFDVASFNVGSTLRLPEQPFLEKHGEQSPYLLAMRPLSSLHNRWQALREKVDQCPQGSTQRVVSVGGGAAGCETLMSVLAQLRQQRSDITWQGALVSASTTLLPDVGRLPRWLTQRALRRAGVTVLPGVRGQALIAGGVYTSEGELIDADIVLWATGAVGQPWLQDTPLPLNQRGFIQVNKTLEVAGQPGLFAAGDCAAFNTSLHSSPRSSSPLLSSPLPKAGVYAVRQGPVLAKNLRAACHSEPLINWKPPKRVLALIGTGDGHAIASRGAIGFSGRWVWEWKKRIDARFIARFNPPFKH; from the coding sequence ATGAAAAATCTCGTGCTGATTGGCGCGGGCCATGCCCATGCCTTCGTGCTGGAAGCCTTTGCTCAGCACCCAGATCCGTCAATCGCTATCACCGTGGTTAGCGACAGTGCGCTGTCAGCCTATTCTGGCAGCGTGCCAGCGTGGCTGGCAGGAGAATGCACGCTACGCGAAACACAAATTGATGTAGCGGCGCTATCTCACAGGGCAGGTGCTCGCTTAATCACTTCACCTGCAGTGGCTCTCGACCCCACTAAGCGCCAGCTAGCGCTAGCGAACGGCGAGGCGATCCATTTCGATGTAGCCTCATTTAACGTTGGCTCTACGTTAAGGTTGCCTGAACAGCCGTTTCTCGAAAAACATGGCGAACAAAGCCCCTACTTGTTGGCGATGCGACCGCTTAGTTCACTGCACAACCGCTGGCAAGCGCTAAGAGAGAAAGTCGACCAGTGTCCTCAGGGGTCTACACAGCGGGTGGTAAGCGTAGGCGGCGGCGCGGCAGGCTGTGAGACCTTAATGAGTGTGCTGGCGCAGCTGCGCCAACAACGTTCAGACATTACTTGGCAAGGCGCGCTTGTCAGCGCATCAACAACACTGCTACCCGACGTAGGTCGGCTGCCCCGCTGGTTAACCCAACGCGCTCTGCGTCGAGCAGGCGTTACGGTGCTGCCCGGCGTGCGTGGTCAGGCGCTAATAGCAGGTGGCGTCTACACCTCAGAAGGCGAACTGATTGACGCGGATATCGTGCTGTGGGCTACCGGTGCCGTTGGCCAGCCTTGGCTGCAAGACACCCCGCTGCCACTGAATCAGCGAGGATTCATCCAGGTGAATAAGACACTTGAGGTAGCGGGCCAGCCGGGACTATTCGCTGCTGGAGACTGTGCAGCGTTCAATACATCACTGCACTCTTCTCCACGGTCCTCTTCTCCACTACTCTCTTCTCCACTACCTAAGGCCGGAGTTTACGCCGTGCGCCAGGGGCCAGTGCTGGCGAAAAACCTGCGCGCCGCCTGCCACAGTGAACCGCTGATCAACTGGAAGCCACCAAAACGGGTACTGGCTCTAATTGGCACTGGCGATGGCCATGCGATTGCCAGCAGAGGTGCCATCGGTTTCTCAGGCCGCTGGGTATGGGAATGGAAAAAGCGGATTGATGCGCGCTTTATTGCCCGCTTCAACCCGCCTTTTAAGCACTAG
- a CDS encoding VOC family protein translates to MIVKRIVSNIATTHFEDAEKFYATIFGLTLVMDHGWIRTYSSGEEMTTQLSVASEGGSGTPVPDLSIEVDNLETALARVKSAKIEIEYGPVSEPWGVRRFYVRDPFGNLINVLQHE, encoded by the coding sequence GTGATTGTAAAGCGTATTGTCTCTAACATTGCTACCACGCATTTTGAAGACGCTGAGAAGTTCTATGCGACTATTTTTGGTCTCACGCTTGTGATGGATCATGGCTGGATAAGAACCTATAGCTCGGGCGAGGAAATGACCACTCAGTTAAGTGTGGCATCGGAAGGTGGCTCAGGTACGCCAGTGCCAGATCTATCGATAGAGGTTGATAACTTAGAGACCGCCTTGGCGAGAGTGAAATCGGCAAAGATTGAGATTGAGTACGGGCCGGTAAGTGAGCCTTGGGGTGTCCGCCGATTTTATGTGCGTGACCCATTTGGAAATCTTATCAATGTCTTACAACATGAATAA